A part of Sulfurimonas sp. HSL-1716 genomic DNA contains:
- the fliE gene encoding flagellar hook-basal body complex protein FliE codes for MAINNINGLSTADLLNKKSSVSQTPNTGEAFADKLKSAMNEVNDLQKDSEKAMSDIATGQVKDLHQAALAIDKAEISMKLMLEVRNKALNAYKEISRTQM; via the coding sequence ATGGCAATCAATAATATCAACGGCCTCTCAACAGCCGATCTTTTAAATAAAAAGTCTTCTGTCTCACAAACACCCAATACGGGAGAAGCTTTTGCCGATAAACTGAAATCTGCCATGAACGAAGTGAACGATCTTCAAAAAGACAGCGAAAAAGCTATGAGCGACATAGCTACGGGGCAGGTAAAAGATCTTCATCAAGCGGCTCTTGCTATCGACAAGGCGGAGATAAGTATGAAACTGATGTTAGAGGTACGCAACAAAGCATTGAACGCATACAAAGAGATCAGCAGAACCCAAATGTAA
- the flgC gene encoding flagellar basal body rod protein FlgC, translated as MSNFLSSFDISGYGLSAQRTRVDVISSNIANAQTTRTAEGGPYRRKEVVFKAINFNDEINKAINGETNSARYEDPLDEGQVGNKVNPAIMSVVVDKISRDDTKPKMKYDPTHPDADANGYVAYPNINPVVEMADLVEATRSYQANVAAFESAKNMATSAISLLQ; from the coding sequence ATGAGTAATTTTTTAAGCAGTTTTGACATCAGCGGTTACGGACTCTCTGCACAAAGGACGCGTGTAGACGTCATATCATCAAACATTGCCAATGCACAAACGACACGTACAGCAGAAGGCGGACCGTATCGCCGCAAAGAGGTCGTTTTCAAGGCTATAAATTTTAACGATGAGATAAATAAGGCTATAAACGGCGAAACGAATTCCGCAAGATACGAAGACCCGCTGGATGAAGGTCAAGTTGGTAATAAAGTAAATCCTGCTATAATGAGTGTAGTAGTTGACAAGATATCGCGCGACGATACGAAACCGAAGATGAAATATGACCCGACGCATCCCGATGCTGATGCAAACGGGTATGTGGCGTATCCAAATATTAATCCAGTTGTGGAAATGGCCGATTTAGTTGAAGCGACACGTTCGTATCAAGCTAATGTTGCCGCATTTGAAAGTGCGAAAAACATGGCAACAAGTGCTATTTCTCTTTTACAGTAA
- the flgB gene encoding flagellar basal body rod protein FlgB, whose protein sequence is MSIEISRAYSLMEKALDYRSMRQDMIASNIANADTPFYKPRDIRFEDALIQKKKEIFADRSGTLAMAKTDGAHLDAQPEVDNSKATLFYRDGHMARNDGNSVDIDVETTEMSKNSTMYNALIASIRKDANIFKSVIDASGKLS, encoded by the coding sequence ATGAGTATTGAAATATCGCGAGCATATTCTTTAATGGAAAAGGCGTTGGATTACCGCTCTATGCGTCAAGATATGATAGCTTCTAACATCGCTAATGCAGATACTCCGTTTTACAAACCCCGCGACATAAGATTTGAAGACGCTCTTATACAAAAGAAAAAAGAGATATTTGCCGACAGATCAGGAACTCTGGCTATGGCAAAAACAGACGGGGCGCATCTGGACGCACAGCCTGAAGTCGACAATTCAAAAGCCACTCTTTTTTACAGAGACGGTCATATGGCCAGAAACGACGGGAACAGCGTTGATATAGACGTAGAGACAACGGAAATGAGTAAAAACTCGACTATGTATAACGCTCTTATTGCATCGATCAGAAAAGATGCGAATATCTTTAAAAGCGTTATCGACGCTTCGGGTAAATTAAGTTAG
- a CDS encoding prepilin-type N-terminal cleavage/methylation domain-containing protein — MKRAGFTMIELIFVIVILGILAAVAIPKLAATRTDAQVSKMAANVATLVTDLGSYWTSKGTWGTNWGDMTNVPLTNTGGTTSYITTTTPYTTQAFLTNGTTASCYSFDLNTTNGVVTVTELGSTDAVCAGSYTATETSNLSASGTSKTHSFGSTGVVY, encoded by the coding sequence ATGAAAAGAGCTGGTTTTACTATGATCGAATTGATCTTCGTTATCGTTATTTTAGGTATTTTAGCGGCTGTCGCTATTCCAAAACTTGCAGCAACTCGTACTGATGCGCAAGTTTCAAAAATGGCTGCAAATGTTGCTACTCTTGTAACCGATCTTGGTTCTTACTGGACATCAAAAGGTACGTGGGGAACAAATTGGGGTGATATGACAAATGTACCGTTGACTAATACGGGAGGTACAACTTCTTATATCACTACAACAACTCCTTACACAACTCAAGCTTTTCTAACAAATGGTACAACAGCGTCTTGTTATAGTTTTGATTTGAATACTACAAACGGAGTAGTGACGGTGACTGAGCTTGGAAGTACCGATGCAGTGTGTGCCGGCTCATATACGGCAACGGAAACATCCAATTTATCTGCTTCAGGAACTTCGAAAACACATTCATTCGGTAGTACAGGCGTAGTATATTAA
- a CDS encoding type II secretion system protein codes for MIFSTKHSAFTMIELIFVIVIIGILAAVAIPRFTATRDDAKVSQIMMNISIATTDITLYAVAKGNVSNDLSVMSDAVKSMVDRGEATLDTANKKATFKVGGVDCVSLGIMSSATNEDLNVSLIAAGSSNALCKHLQDSLNVSMYAIPLRGTSVVQ; via the coding sequence TTGATATTTTCAACCAAACACTCAGCTTTTACAATGATAGAGTTGATCTTTGTTATTGTCATTATAGGTATCTTGGCAGCTGTTGCGATACCGAGGTTCACTGCTACTCGCGATGATGCAAAAGTTTCACAAATAATGATGAATATAAGTATTGCAACTACCGACATAACATTGTATGCCGTAGCAAAAGGTAATGTGTCTAATGACCTTTCTGTAATGTCGGATGCCGTGAAAAGCATGGTAGATAGAGGTGAAGCGACTTTAGATACGGCAAATAAAAAAGCAACATTTAAAGTCGGCGGTGTTGATTGTGTAAGTCTGGGAATAATGAGCAGCGCTACTAACGAAGATTTAAATGTCAGTTTGATAGCGGCAGGCTCTTCTAATGCATTATGTAAACATTTACAAGATAGTTTGAATGTATCCATGTACGCTATACCCTTACGCGGAACATCTGTAGTTCAATAA
- a CDS encoding type II secretion system protein has product MNKKRSAFTMIEMVFVIVVLAILAGIAIPKFTATRTDAIIAKGRSDVASIRTAISTERQKRFMKGDSSYISVLDHQAAAPGEGVVLFDNNGTAGSTLLTYGITTKNADGGWMKTAANTYTFQVAGTTNTFTYNSASGTFSCTAGTYCDNLTK; this is encoded by the coding sequence ATGAATAAAAAAAGATCAGCGTTTACTATGATAGAGATGGTTTTTGTCATAGTGGTTCTTGCCATACTCGCAGGCATCGCCATACCAAAATTCACCGCCACGAGAACCGATGCCATTATAGCAAAAGGGCGTTCGGACGTCGCTTCGATACGTACGGCGATATCTACCGAGAGGCAGAAGCGCTTTATGAAGGGAGACAGTTCCTATATAAGCGTACTTGACCATCAAGCGGCGGCGCCGGGAGAAGGAGTCGTTCTCTTTGACAACAACGGCACTGCGGGAAGCACTCTTTTGACATACGGCATAACGACAAAAAATGCCGATGGCGGATGGATGAAAACGGCGGCGAACACATATACTTTTCAAGTTGCGGGTACTACAAATACATTTACATACAACAGCGCCAGCGGCACTTTTAGCTGTACTGCCGGCACATACTGCGACAACCTAACGAAATAA
- a CDS encoding primosomal protein N', with protein MNYYLLSILGSPLQPLTYQSKEDIAADTLVEVLLNGRQKNAVIISQTKKPSFNTLDISGISDFYFSKEQMELAVFMSNYYLCSLGEAFSLFVSFDRKLSCMSVESDFDDEIKLSAKQNEALAFIKTKDVSLLFGDTGSGKTEIYMKLFSDAVREGRRAIFLMPEISLTPQMEHRLEEHFGQRVVMWHSKITKTAKEKILKRIRSGEVDIVAGARSALFTPMKDVGVIVVDEEHDDSYKSSSKPRYNARDMAIYMGQNIGAKVILGSATPSLGSYAKFPSFRLKGGHFKADREYVYESSIEAITPRIEDEIRKVKQKNEQSIVFIPTRANFKYLICTDCGHKYQCPYCSVGMSVHQKSKTLKCHYCSFATQIPQVCPECKEHSLKSARLGTAEALKHLQDNLENVHIEQFDRDVITTQNKLIKTLKRFNDKEIDVLVGTQMLSKGHDYHDVTLAVVLGLDNMLNMSDYRAREKALSSLVQIAGRSGRKKEAKVIVQTFNREFFEAYIDDYERFLKDELEFRRGVYPPFKKLCRVLFAHKNGMKAQSEMLDMAERLKSFSEVEIVGFGPSAIEKIAGKYRFMILLRAQKSTEIIKAVLGCKNELAQIDMDPIEFA; from the coding sequence ATGAATTACTACTTACTTTCTATCTTAGGCTCTCCTTTGCAGCCGCTTACGTATCAAAGCAAAGAAGATATAGCCGCCGACACGCTCGTAGAGGTTTTGTTAAACGGCAGACAAAAAAATGCCGTGATCATCTCTCAAACAAAGAAGCCTTCATTTAATACGCTTGATATATCCGGCATAAGCGATTTTTATTTTTCAAAAGAGCAGATGGAATTGGCGGTATTTATGTCCAATTATTATCTCTGTTCTCTTGGAGAAGCATTCTCTTTATTTGTTTCCTTTGATAGAAAACTTTCCTGTATGAGTGTTGAAAGTGATTTCGATGACGAGATAAAACTTTCTGCAAAACAAAACGAAGCACTTGCATTTATAAAAACAAAAGATGTCTCGCTTCTTTTTGGTGATACGGGAAGCGGTAAGACGGAGATATATATGAAGCTTTTTAGCGATGCCGTCCGCGAGGGCAGGCGCGCGATATTTTTGATGCCAGAGATCTCGCTTACGCCGCAGATGGAACACCGGCTTGAAGAGCATTTCGGGCAGCGCGTGGTGATGTGGCACTCGAAGATCACAAAAACAGCAAAAGAAAAGATATTAAAGCGTATCCGCAGCGGAGAGGTCGATATAGTCGCGGGAGCGAGGTCGGCACTTTTTACTCCCATGAAAGATGTGGGCGTCATAGTGGTAGACGAGGAACATGACGACAGTTATAAATCATCCAGCAAACCGCGCTACAATGCGCGCGACATGGCGATATATATGGGACAAAACATCGGAGCCAAAGTGATTTTGGGAAGCGCTACGCCGTCTCTTGGCAGTTATGCGAAATTTCCCTCTTTCAGGCTGAAGGGCGGGCATTTTAAAGCAGATCGGGAGTATGTTTATGAGAGTTCGATAGAAGCTATAACTCCGCGTATAGAAGATGAGATACGAAAAGTCAAACAAAAAAATGAACAAAGCATCGTCTTTATCCCGACAAGGGCAAACTTCAAATATCTTATCTGTACGGATTGCGGACATAAATATCAGTGTCCGTACTGCAGTGTCGGAATGAGCGTACATCAAAAAAGCAAGACCTTAAAATGCCACTATTGCAGTTTTGCGACGCAGATCCCTCAGGTCTGTCCCGAGTGTAAAGAACACTCCTTAAAAAGTGCCAGACTCGGAACGGCAGAGGCTCTCAAGCATCTTCAAGATAATCTAGAGAACGTGCATATAGAACAGTTTGACAGAGATGTGATCACTACGCAAAACAAGCTCATAAAGACACTTAAAAGGTTCAATGACAAAGAGATAGACGTATTGGTCGGGACACAGATGTTAAGCAAGGGACATGACTATCATGACGTGACGCTGGCCGTTGTTCTGGGACTTGACAATATGCTTAACATGAGCGATTACAGAGCAAGGGAAAAAGCTCTTTCCTCACTTGTTCAGATAGCGGGACGAAGCGGGCGAAAAAAAGAAGCAAAGGTCATAGTGCAGACTTTCAACCGAGAGTTCTTTGAAGCTTACATAGATGATTATGAAAGGTTTTTAAAAGACGAGCTGGAGTTCAGACGCGGGGTATATCCGCCTTTTAAAAAACTCTGCCGCGTACTTTTTGCACATAAAAACGGAATGAAAGCCCAAAGCGAGATGTTGGACATGGCGGAAAGGTTAAAATCTTTTAGTGAAGTGGAGATCGTCGGCTTTGGCCCGTCAGCCATCGAGAAGATAGCGGGAAAATATCGATTTATGATACTTCTGCGCGCTCAAAAAAGTACCGAGATCATCAAAGCCGTCTTAGGATGTAAAAACGAGCTGGCGCAAATCGACATGGATCCCATCGAGTTCGCATAA
- the ispG gene encoding flavodoxin-dependent (E)-4-hydroxy-3-methylbut-2-enyl-diphosphate synthase, which produces MIKRYETKKIYVGDVAVGGDAPISVQSMTYSNTRDVEATVEQINRLHFAGCDIVRVAVPDMQDALALKAIKERISLPLVADIHFNHKLALVAAEVVDCIRINPGNIGSKDKVREVVKACRERKLPIRIGVNAGSLEKEFDNKYGPTAEAMVASAEYNIKFLEDMGFDDIKISLKASDVQRTVEAYRMLRPKNNYPFHLGVTEAGTIFHATIKSAIGLGTLLLEGIGDTMRVSITGELEEEIKVGRAILKDSGAAPEGLNIISCPTCGRIEADLVSAVSEIEKRTAHIKTPLNVSVMGCVVNAIGEAQHADVAIAYGKGKGLVMVKGEVVANLNEDKLVERFINEIEKMASND; this is translated from the coding sequence ATGATAAAAAGATACGAGACTAAAAAAATCTATGTCGGAGATGTTGCGGTAGGCGGGGATGCGCCCATAAGTGTACAGTCTATGACATATTCCAACACAAGAGATGTCGAAGCGACCGTGGAGCAGATAAACAGACTGCATTTTGCAGGATGTGATATCGTCCGTGTGGCAGTGCCTGATATGCAAGATGCCCTGGCGCTAAAAGCGATAAAAGAGCGCATCTCTTTGCCGCTTGTCGCAGATATCCATTTTAACCATAAATTGGCTTTAGTGGCGGCGGAAGTCGTGGACTGTATCCGTATCAATCCCGGGAATATAGGCTCAAAAGACAAAGTACGCGAAGTCGTAAAAGCATGCCGGGAGAGAAAACTTCCTATCCGCATAGGCGTAAATGCAGGGAGTCTTGAAAAAGAGTTTGACAACAAGTACGGTCCTACAGCTGAAGCGATGGTGGCCTCAGCCGAGTACAACATCAAATTTTTGGAAGATATGGGATTCGATGATATAAAGATCTCGCTCAAAGCCAGCGACGTACAAAGAACGGTCGAAGCGTATAGGATGCTTCGTCCGAAAAACAACTATCCGTTTCATCTGGGTGTCACAGAAGCCGGGACCATATTTCACGCGACCATTAAAAGCGCCATAGGATTGGGGACACTTTTGCTCGAGGGTATCGGCGACACGATGCGCGTCTCCATAACCGGAGAGCTGGAAGAGGAGATAAAGGTCGGCCGTGCCATCCTTAAAGACAGCGGTGCGGCACCTGAGGGGCTCAATATCATCTCCTGCCCTACGTGCGGGCGTATCGAAGCCGATCTGGTAAGTGCGGTAAGCGAAATAGAAAAAAGAACGGCACACATAAAAACACCTCTGAACGTATCGGTTATGGGCTGTGTGGTCAATGCCATAGGCGAAGCACAGCATGCTGATGTTGCTATCGCTTACGGAAAAGGAAAAGGGCTTGTGATGGTAAAAGGCGAAGTCGTGGCAAACCTGAATGAAGACAAATTGGTAGAACGTTTTATAAATGAAATTGAAAAGATGGCAAGCAATGACTGA
- a CDS encoding replicative DNA helicase, whose product MTENNLYNLTFEKSILSSIIFEPKQFDELESLLKHDDFYLPAHQDIYKAMVSLTRRDEPIDEEFIKKELSKEKKFDESIMLDILSANPIANIKAYVNEIKDKSLKRHLLTLTTEIKRVTLEEELPSDDVVNLVEKKLYEITQDSQTSDFKDSPTVTYDTMEYIKEMKARGNSTLVGVDTGFNELNKMTTGFGKGDLVIIAARPAMGKTSFVLNTVNKLIHDGKGVAFFSLEMPAEQLMLRLLSIQTSIFLQKLRVGDLNDDEWSKLSDAIDKMNRAKLFVDDQGSVNINQLRSKLRKLKNQHPEIEVAVIDYLQIMSGTGGKDRHLEVSEISRGLKMLARELGIPIIALSQLNRGLESRNDKRPMLSDIRESGSIEQDADIILFVYRDDVYLYKEEKEREKAAKAEGKEFQATYQEKEVEEAEIIIGKQRNGPTGHVKLMFQKKLTRFVDYTKGIETVYENVDTRSAEISVSSDSVSMPTL is encoded by the coding sequence ATGACTGAGAACAACCTTTATAACCTGACATTTGAAAAATCTATTTTAAGTTCGATCATCTTCGAACCCAAGCAGTTCGACGAGCTTGAATCCCTACTCAAGCATGACGATTTTTATCTGCCTGCACATCAGGATATCTATAAAGCGATGGTCTCGCTTACGCGCAGGGATGAGCCCATAGATGAAGAGTTTATAAAAAAAGAGCTTTCCAAAGAGAAAAAATTTGATGAGAGCATCATGCTCGATATTCTTTCGGCGAATCCGATCGCCAATATCAAAGCGTATGTGAACGAGATAAAAGACAAATCTTTAAAACGCCATCTTTTGACGCTTACCACGGAGATAAAACGTGTAACGCTTGAAGAGGAACTGCCAAGCGATGACGTGGTGAATCTGGTAGAGAAAAAACTTTACGAGATAACACAGGATTCTCAAACGAGCGATTTTAAAGATTCTCCGACCGTGACGTATGATACGATGGAGTACATCAAAGAGATGAAAGCCCGCGGTAACTCTACTCTTGTGGGAGTGGATACCGGGTTTAATGAACTCAATAAAATGACGACGGGATTTGGCAAGGGCGATTTGGTCATTATTGCGGCGCGTCCTGCAATGGGTAAAACTTCTTTTGTCCTTAACACCGTAAACAAGCTGATACATGACGGAAAAGGGGTGGCCTTTTTCTCGCTTGAAATGCCTGCCGAACAGCTGATGCTGAGACTCCTGAGCATCCAGACATCCATATTTTTACAAAAGCTTCGCGTGGGTGATTTGAACGACGATGAATGGAGCAAGCTCAGCGATGCGATAGACAAGATGAACAGAGCAAAACTTTTTGTGGACGATCAGGGTTCTGTGAACATCAATCAGCTTCGTTCAAAACTGAGAAAGCTCAAAAATCAGCATCCGGAAATCGAGGTCGCCGTTATCGATTACCTTCAGATCATGAGCGGTACGGGAGGCAAGGATCGCCACTTGGAGGTCAGCGAGATATCCCGCGGTCTGAAAATGCTTGCCCGTGAACTCGGTATACCGATCATAGCGCTTTCTCAGCTCAACCGCGGACTTGAATCACGTAACGACAAACGTCCGATGCTCAGCGATATCCGCGAATCCGGCTCGATCGAGCAGGATGCAGATATCATCCTTTTTGTCTATCGTGACGACGTCTATCTCTATAAAGAGGAAAAAGAGCGTGAAAAAGCGGCTAAAGCCGAGGGAAAAGAGTTTCAGGCGACATATCAGGAAAAAGAGGTGGAGGAAGCTGAGATCATTATCGGTAAGCAGCGTAACGGGCCTACCGGACATGTAAAGCTGATGTTTCAGAAAAAACTTACACGCTTTGTGGATTATACAAAAGGGATCGAAACCGTGTATGAGAACGTAGATACAAGATCGGCCGAGATCAGCGTCAGCAGCGATTCTGTCTCAATGCCCACGCTTTAG
- a CDS encoding ComEC/Rec2 family competence protein, with protein sequence MIERPDLFSGRGYLYVLLLFLTLFLLSLSIEYFSYKKLSSQKNATLTCKVVNQYEKSRGSHSYYILKLDCGDTLVYTSQRLSLGDMTGQKITAEFSLNKLDFLGYLKGFYAKSKILYGEDEDDFKTRLNTLISAQHSNKDAAEIYKALYTASPLKKELRQKLSSLGISHLMAISGFHLGVLSTVLFFFFGLFYKPLQNRYFPYRSAGRDLFAAVAFFLFFYVWFLDFTPSLLRSFTMLAVGYFLYDRGLKVLSMQTLFVSVLLLVALMPKLLLSIGFWLSVSGVFYIFLFLIHLGGMKKLSIFLLLPVFVYLSMLPFSLYIFGIFSLLHPLSIIWTTLFTLFYPLSILMHMAGFGGIFDGWLLKLLSLGESFQTLHVSATLFYIHIGLSFLAVRYRLFFYALAVFSFLFLIYAMQNVA encoded by the coding sequence ATGATAGAGCGTCCCGATCTTTTCAGCGGACGCGGCTATCTTTATGTCCTTCTTCTCTTTCTTACGCTGTTTTTACTTTCGCTCTCAATCGAATATTTTTCATACAAAAAACTTTCTTCGCAAAAAAATGCGACTCTTACCTGCAAGGTTGTAAACCAATATGAAAAAAGCAGAGGTTCTCATAGTTACTATATCTTGAAACTCGACTGCGGCGATACGTTGGTATATACCTCGCAAAGACTTTCTTTGGGCGATATGACCGGACAGAAAATAACTGCGGAGTTTTCTCTTAACAAACTTGATTTTTTAGGATATCTCAAAGGCTTTTATGCAAAAAGCAAGATTTTATACGGTGAGGACGAGGACGATTTTAAGACAAGGTTAAACACTTTGATCTCTGCACAGCATTCAAATAAAGATGCCGCCGAGATATATAAGGCGCTCTACACCGCTTCGCCGCTGAAAAAAGAACTCCGTCAAAAACTCTCATCACTTGGGATAAGCCATCTCATGGCGATCAGCGGATTTCATCTGGGCGTTTTGAGTACTGTTTTGTTTTTTTTCTTCGGGCTTTTTTATAAACCGCTGCAAAACAGATATTTTCCCTACAGATCGGCAGGCCGGGACCTGTTTGCCGCAGTTGCTTTCTTTTTGTTTTTTTATGTCTGGTTCTTGGATTTTACGCCTTCGTTGCTTAGAAGTTTCACGATGCTTGCAGTCGGGTATTTTTTATATGACAGAGGATTAAAAGTGCTCTCGATGCAGACACTTTTTGTGAGTGTTTTGCTGCTTGTCGCCTTGATGCCGAAGCTGCTTCTTTCCATAGGATTTTGGCTTTCTGTGAGTGGCGTGTTTTATATATTTTTGTTTTTGATCCATCTGGGAGGAATGAAAAAGCTCTCTATTTTTTTACTGCTTCCCGTTTTCGTTTATTTGTCCATGCTGCCGTTTTCTCTTTATATCTTCGGGATATTTTCCCTGCTGCATCCGCTTTCGATCATCTGGACGACACTGTTCACACTTTTTTATCCGCTTAGCATCTTGATGCATATGGCGGGCTTTGGAGGGATCTTTGACGGATGGCTTTTGAAACTGCTCTCACTTGGAGAAAGTTTTCAAACCCTGCATGTGAGTGCCACACTCTTTTACATACATATAGGTTTGTCATTTTTGGCTGTCAGATACAGGCTTTTTTTCTACGCTTTGGCTGTTTTCAGTTTTCTTTTCCTGATATATGCGATGCAGAATGTAGCATAG
- a CDS encoding YihY family inner membrane protein produces the protein MNKKTKDLLLEGKAVILGFIDKELTLFAASLSFYTIFTIIPLLMIVMTLITSLPSFSEHYETIKNFIFSNLMPVNSQAIMGYIDGFLKNSVKMGVIGFASVIIASMLFFQNFEYIVNRIFHAQKRTVWESVTTYWTLITLTPIALGVSFYISGKLAMIVDESILSGWINIIKIFPYLIIWALFFLIYQIAANIKIEPKASLIASFITSTIFSIAKSSFIYYVVYNKTYATMYGSFAMVIFLFFWIYISWIIFIYGMKLCYILHRIYQEKKTENSQSVEKKPVSDSQK, from the coding sequence ATGAATAAAAAGACAAAAGACCTATTGCTGGAAGGAAAAGCGGTAATTCTCGGATTTATCGATAAAGAATTGACGCTCTTTGCGGCAAGCCTGAGCTTTTACACCATCTTTACCATCATCCCCCTTTTGATGATAGTGATGACTCTTATTACCTCCCTTCCAAGCTTCAGTGAACATTACGAGACCATAAAGAACTTTATCTTCTCAAATCTTATGCCCGTGAACTCACAGGCTATCATGGGCTATATCGATGGATTTTTGAAAAACTCGGTAAAGATGGGAGTGATCGGATTTGCGAGCGTCATCATCGCCTCCATGCTTTTTTTCCAAAACTTCGAATATATCGTAAACCGCATATTTCACGCGCAAAAAAGAACGGTATGGGAATCCGTGACGACGTATTGGACACTTATAACATTGACGCCAATTGCGTTAGGTGTTTCGTTTTATATCTCCGGAAAACTTGCCATGATCGTCGATGAAAGCATCTTGTCGGGTTGGATAAACATCATCAAGATATTTCCCTATCTCATCATCTGGGCGCTTTTTTTCCTTATCTATCAAATAGCCGCAAACATCAAAATAGAACCCAAAGCTTCGCTCATAGCCTCGTTTATCACATCGACTATCTTCTCTATCGCCAAATCTTCGTTCATCTACTACGTCGTCTACAACAAGACTTATGCAACGATGTACGGTTCTTTTGCGATGGTCATATTCCTGTTTTTTTGGATATACATCTCATGGATCATCTTCATCTATGGGATGAAACTATGCTACATTCTGCATCGCATATATCAGGAAAAGAAAACTGAAAACAGCCAAAGCGTAGAAAAAAAGCCTGTATCTGACAGCCAAAAATGA
- a CDS encoding metalloregulator ArsR/SmtB family transcription factor, with product MEIFLTTVSALNDETRVKLLRFIDENGAMCVCDLQESFEMIQSRLSRHLKILKDAGFLRVDRRGTWAYYSVRSPLDRFRTEALKEIKTLDIKLPKFVKCSSEAEGCAIK from the coding sequence ATGGAAATTTTTTTGACTACCGTATCGGCACTAAACGATGAAACGAGAGTAAAGCTTCTGCGCTTTATAGACGAGAACGGAGCGATGTGCGTCTGCGATCTGCAAGAGTCGTTTGAGATGATACAGTCCCGCCTCTCGCGTCATCTAAAAATACTTAAAGACGCAGGGTTTTTACGGGTCGACAGACGCGGAACCTGGGCATACTACTCTGTCAGATCCCCTTTGGACAGATTTAGAACGGAAGCTCTCAAAGAGATCAAGACACTGGATATAAAACTGCCTAAGTTCGTAAAATGCTCGTCGGAGGCTGAGGGATGCGCTATAAAATGA